Proteins co-encoded in one Kribbella solani genomic window:
- a CDS encoding PIG-L deacetylase family protein, protein MTGPFTLIAFHAHPDDEALLMGGTLARLAAEGHRVVLAVATDGEAGAAAASYRDSGQLAAHRRTELDRSAAALGCARVVRFGFKDSGSAGPAAEGGFSTLPVEAAAAPLIELLRAEQADALTIYDPAGGYGHPDHRQVYTAGKYAAEQAGTRLVLEATIDRRLIRRLIRIVEAIPGILPAVKASAYDDAYAPAAAITHRVDVRAYTDQKRQSFAAHASQASSDDDARTLGLLLKLPPWLFRRMLGREWYVEHGRTPGRPLDDVFASLR, encoded by the coding sequence ATGACGGGCCCATTCACCTTGATTGCGTTTCACGCGCACCCGGATGACGAAGCGCTGCTGATGGGCGGCACGCTGGCCCGGCTGGCCGCCGAAGGGCACCGGGTCGTGCTCGCCGTCGCCACCGACGGCGAGGCCGGCGCGGCGGCCGCTTCGTACCGGGATTCCGGACAGCTGGCGGCGCATCGACGGACGGAACTTGACCGGTCGGCCGCGGCGCTCGGCTGCGCGCGGGTGGTTCGTTTCGGTTTCAAGGACTCCGGTTCGGCGGGGCCGGCCGCCGAGGGCGGGTTCAGTACGCTCCCGGTCGAGGCGGCCGCCGCGCCGCTGATCGAGCTGCTGCGCGCGGAGCAGGCCGACGCGCTGACGATCTACGACCCGGCCGGCGGGTACGGGCATCCGGACCACCGGCAGGTGTACACGGCCGGCAAGTACGCCGCCGAACAGGCCGGGACCCGGTTGGTGCTGGAGGCAACAATCGACCGGCGGCTGATCCGCCGCCTGATCCGGATCGTCGAAGCCATCCCGGGCATCCTGCCGGCGGTCAAGGCATCCGCGTACGACGACGCGTACGCCCCCGCGGCGGCGATCACGCACCGGGTCGACGTGCGCGCGTACACGGACCAGAAACGCCAGTCGTTCGCCGCGCATGCCAGTCAGGCCAGCTCCGACGACGACGCCCGTACGCTCGGGCTGCTGCTCAAACTGCCGCCGTGGCTGTTCCGCCGGATGCTCGGCCGCGAGTGGTACGTGGAGCACGGCCGCACTCCCGGCCGGCCCCTCGACGACGTGTTCGCCAGCCTGCGCTGA
- a CDS encoding MFS transporter, with the protein MLDRSESALGIVLRSRFYRSAFLSLLVAGIGVSSATPQLTLFLVRDLGAPLPVAGLYYVTNLAAPIAGYLIGRWSDRSRDRLLWFRICSLVGGVGWLAMAAAHTVWIPFVISTLALSVAGGSMALLFAACRDELSRNPTRAENRVIATVRMTFTTGWILGPVFGSWFGGVFGLRPLLVATAVCMFAQLLPLGRQRVDRYTDAALHAGHPRRRLTDLMPLLVFTAVCVLAMTGDTIKFGYLPIYMAEQLQVSDSVRGAVIGIQPLLELMLLPVVARLADRFGAMRAMTVGAVLGLSGNVAYALSTSVAGLFLGQALTAGLWACVGALGVTIAQRLYPQGVGTASAVFLSAIPVGSAIGGAIGGLGVAAIGLPHVFFIPAGLTALAIVAFAVLSTRER; encoded by the coding sequence ATGCTGGATCGGTCCGAGTCGGCGCTGGGCATCGTCCTCCGGTCGCGGTTCTACCGTTCGGCGTTCCTGTCGCTGCTGGTGGCCGGCATCGGGGTCTCGTCGGCCACGCCGCAGCTGACCCTGTTCCTCGTACGGGACCTGGGCGCACCGCTTCCGGTAGCCGGGCTGTACTACGTGACCAACCTGGCCGCTCCGATCGCCGGGTACCTGATCGGCCGGTGGTCTGACCGGAGCCGCGACCGGCTGCTGTGGTTCCGGATCTGCTCGCTGGTCGGCGGTGTCGGTTGGCTGGCGATGGCCGCCGCGCACACGGTGTGGATTCCGTTCGTGATCAGCACGCTGGCGCTGAGTGTCGCCGGTGGTTCGATGGCACTGTTGTTCGCCGCTTGCCGGGACGAGCTCAGCCGGAACCCGACGCGCGCCGAGAACCGCGTGATCGCGACCGTTCGGATGACGTTCACCACCGGCTGGATTCTCGGGCCGGTGTTCGGCAGCTGGTTCGGCGGGGTGTTCGGGCTGCGGCCGCTGCTGGTCGCGACCGCAGTGTGCATGTTCGCGCAGCTGCTCCCACTCGGCCGGCAGCGCGTCGACCGGTACACCGACGCTGCCCTGCACGCGGGTCATCCGCGACGCCGACTCACCGACCTGATGCCGCTGCTCGTCTTCACCGCGGTGTGTGTACTCGCGATGACCGGCGACACGATCAAGTTCGGTTATCTGCCGATCTACATGGCCGAGCAGTTGCAGGTGTCCGACTCGGTGCGTGGCGCGGTGATCGGTATTCAGCCGCTGCTCGAGTTGATGCTCCTACCTGTGGTGGCGCGGCTGGCCGACCGGTTCGGGGCGATGCGGGCGATGACGGTCGGTGCGGTGCTCGGGTTGAGCGGGAACGTCGCGTACGCGCTCAGTACGTCGGTCGCCGGGCTGTTCCTCGGGCAGGCGCTGACGGCCGGGCTGTGGGCGTGCGTGGGCGCGCTGGGCGTCACGATCGCGCAGCGGCTCTACCCGCAGGGCGTCGGGACCGCGTCCGCGGTGTTCCTGAGCGCGATTCCGGTCGGCTCGGCCATCGGCGGCGCGATCGGCGGCCTCGGCGTGGCCGCGATCGGTCTCCCGCACGTCTTCTTCATCCCGGCCGGGCTCACCGCCCTCGCGATCGTCGCCTTCGCCGTCCTCAGTACCCGGGAGAGGTGA
- a CDS encoding HNH endonuclease signature motif containing protein: MDVLGGRSVVALGNHELLPVLDELDAEIIRLQGLRLQVVARMEDTGYAQELGARDTVDLLAFRHRRDRSEVWRDVRLARALPRYAAVDAALADGIEIGSTQAGDSDGIEGGSTQVGDSDGIEGGSTQVGDSDGTEGGSTQVGDSDGTFRAMQTAHAAAIVSELERVRTRVPVEDLDVAENQLVLLAAHLAPGELRAAAKQLCNLLDSDGPEPEEQRAYDRESLTLTTADNGVKFKGYLANENAELLRAVIHAGARPHKTADGELDPRARDKRQADALSTALTVAANTWDTATNARDTTAKTWHTNANARDTTAKTWHTAANARDTTANAWGAKDTGVRTPGAPVPGYGAKANITVTIDLDDLRSATANATGQTAYGDELSAATIRRLACDANVIPLVLGSNSEPLDVGRRERLVTKSIRRALNARDRGCVVCAAPPLRCDAHHLISWLDGGATTVDNLALLCRRHHVDLHAGRWHVTITNGIPNVTRPNWATPPGACRPGQRLTQRDKVLSPPPLPSGTTSACPDRPDGIPATPPAPNPWGHTHPPIPRTSRWNADEATLTAAVRFAVWGHRTPTEPATGPPSFATI, from the coding sequence ATGGATGTTCTCGGTGGGCGCTCGGTTGTTGCGTTGGGCAACCATGAGCTCCTGCCCGTGCTCGACGAGCTGGACGCCGAGATCATCCGGCTGCAAGGACTGCGTTTGCAGGTCGTCGCGCGGATGGAGGACACGGGCTACGCCCAGGAGCTCGGCGCGCGCGACACCGTCGATCTGCTCGCCTTCCGGCACCGCCGAGACCGGTCAGAGGTCTGGCGAGACGTCCGGCTGGCGCGGGCATTGCCGAGGTACGCGGCCGTAGACGCCGCCCTCGCCGACGGGATCGAGATCGGCAGCACCCAAGCCGGCGACTCCGACGGGATCGAAGGCGGCAGCACGCAGGTTGGTGATTCCGACGGGATCGAAGGCGGCAGCACGCAGGTTGGTGATTCCGACGGGACCGAAGGCGGCAGCACCCAGGTTGGCGACTCCGACGGCACGTTCCGGGCGATGCAGACCGCCCACGCGGCTGCGATCGTCTCCGAGCTCGAACGAGTTCGGACCCGGGTCCCGGTGGAAGACCTCGATGTCGCCGAGAACCAGCTGGTGTTGCTCGCCGCCCATCTTGCTCCAGGTGAGCTCCGCGCCGCGGCGAAACAGCTCTGCAACCTCCTCGACTCCGACGGGCCCGAGCCCGAGGAACAGCGAGCCTACGACCGCGAGTCCCTGACCCTCACGACTGCCGATAACGGCGTCAAGTTCAAGGGGTACCTCGCCAACGAGAACGCCGAACTCCTGCGTGCGGTCATCCACGCCGGTGCCCGCCCGCACAAGACCGCCGACGGCGAGCTCGATCCCCGCGCCCGCGACAAGCGCCAGGCCGACGCCCTCAGCACCGCCCTGACCGTCGCCGCCAACACCTGGGACACCGCCACCAACGCCCGGGACACGACCGCCAAAACCTGGCACACCAACGCCAACGCCCGGGACACGACCGCCAAAACCTGGCACACCGCCGCCAACGCCCGGGACACGACCGCCAACGCCTGGGGCGCCAAGGACACCGGCGTACGTACGCCTGGTGCACCAGTGCCGGGGTACGGGGCCAAGGCGAACATCACCGTGACGATCGACCTGGACGACCTCAGGTCAGCCACCGCGAACGCCACTGGTCAGACGGCCTACGGCGACGAACTGTCCGCCGCCACCATCCGCCGCCTGGCCTGCGATGCGAACGTCATCCCACTGGTCCTGGGCTCCAACTCAGAGCCGCTGGATGTCGGCCGCCGTGAACGTCTCGTCACCAAATCCATCCGCCGCGCCCTGAACGCCCGCGACCGTGGCTGCGTCGTCTGCGCGGCCCCTCCACTCAGGTGCGACGCCCATCACCTGATCTCCTGGCTCGACGGTGGCGCGACGACGGTCGACAACCTCGCGTTGCTCTGCCGCCGCCACCACGTAGACCTCCACGCCGGCCGCTGGCACGTGACCATCACCAACGGCATACCCAACGTCACCCGCCCCAACTGGGCCACTCCACCAGGCGCGTGTCGTCCCGGCCAGCGGCTGACCCAGCGCGACAAGGTGCTGTCACCTCCACCCTTGCCTTCAGGTACCACGTCTGCCTGCCCCGATCGCCCTGACGGCATCCCCGCCACGCCCCCGGCACCCAACCCGTGGGGCCACACGCACCCGCCCATCCCACGAACCAGCCGCTGGAACGCCGACGAAGCAACCCTCACCGCTGCAGTCCGCTTCGCCGTCTGGGGCCACCGCACGCCCACCGAACCCGCAACCGGCCCGCCATCCTTCGCAACCATCTGA
- the ispH gene encoding 4-hydroxy-3-methylbut-2-enyl diphosphate reductase, with translation MTGVVCTPLYAEWVALRGKLTTPPVRTGRSRGSPLGGPLLVAGVAGALVDGIAPGDLVVATEVWSAGNEGGDGRRATASAVSGAVGAAVAGAVAGAVVSRAAVLVAGELRRRGFTVHLGPVVTAGRVVDSAGERAALAARGAVAVDTESALLAGDDGQTVVVRAVVDNPAHPLRGLGMPRRGVRALRELRRTADVINAWSAATGERELLLAGPRSFCAGVERAIGTVEQALRRFGAPVYVRRQIVHNRHVVSDLERRGAVFVEEAGEVPEGGLLVLAAHGVAPAVRTQAAERHLRVIDATCPLVAKVHQEVRRYADRGSTVVLIGHADHEEVIGTTGEAPDHVLVVSNPAEAETIHVPDPGNVAYAMQTTLAVDEAAETVDVLRRRFPALDGPRKDDICYATTNRQQAVRTIAAESELVIVLGSQNSSNSRRLAEVAEAAGTPAILIDDAGELPLDRLAGVTRIGITAGASAPPALVDNLISCLSGLGPVTVTESGTGTEDVRFALPKEVTQP, from the coding sequence ATGACTGGGGTTGTCTGTACGCCGTTGTACGCGGAGTGGGTGGCGTTGCGGGGCAAGCTCACTACACCGCCGGTGCGCACTGGGCGGTCGCGAGGAAGTCCGCTCGGTGGTCCGCTGCTGGTTGCGGGAGTAGCGGGCGCACTGGTCGACGGGATCGCCCCGGGAGACCTGGTAGTCGCAACCGAGGTGTGGTCCGCCGGCAATGAAGGCGGTGATGGACGACGGGCGACGGCGAGTGCTGTGTCGGGTGCTGTGGGGGCTGCTGTGGCGGGTGCTGTGGCGGGTGCTGTGGTGAGTCGGGCGGCCGTGCTCGTTGCGGGGGAGTTGCGGCGGCGGGGGTTCACTGTGCACTTGGGGCCGGTGGTCACCGCTGGTCGGGTGGTGGATTCTGCGGGGGAGCGGGCTGCTCTGGCGGCTCGTGGGGCGGTTGCTGTTGATACCGAGTCGGCGCTGCTCGCAGGGGACGACGGGCAGACCGTGGTCGTGCGGGCGGTGGTAGACAATCCGGCACATCCGCTGCGTGGGCTGGGGATGCCGCGGCGGGGCGTACGGGCGTTGCGCGAACTGCGCCGGACGGCCGACGTGATCAACGCGTGGAGCGCGGCAACAGGTGAGCGGGAGCTGTTGCTGGCGGGACCACGCTCGTTCTGCGCGGGTGTGGAACGCGCGATCGGCACCGTCGAGCAGGCCCTGCGGCGCTTCGGCGCGCCGGTCTATGTCCGTCGTCAGATTGTTCACAATCGACACGTCGTCAGCGACCTGGAACGCCGTGGCGCGGTCTTCGTCGAAGAAGCCGGCGAGGTACCCGAAGGCGGCCTGCTCGTCCTCGCCGCGCATGGCGTCGCGCCGGCCGTCCGTACGCAGGCGGCCGAGCGGCACCTCCGCGTCATCGACGCGACCTGCCCGCTGGTCGCCAAGGTCCACCAGGAAGTACGCCGGTACGCCGACCGTGGCAGCACCGTCGTACTCATCGGCCATGCCGACCACGAAGAAGTCATCGGCACCACCGGCGAAGCACCGGACCACGTCCTCGTCGTCTCGAACCCGGCCGAGGCCGAAACCATCCACGTCCCAGACCCCGGCAACGTCGCGTACGCGATGCAAACCACGCTCGCCGTCGACGAAGCCGCCGAAACCGTGGACGTACTCCGCCGCCGCTTCCCGGCACTGGACGGTCCGCGCAAGGACGACATCTGTTACGCGACCACGAACCGCCAGCAGGCCGTCCGTACCATCGCCGCCGAATCGGAGCTGGTGATCGTCCTCGGTTCCCAGAACTCCTCCAACTCCCGTCGGCTCGCCGAGGTCGCCGAGGCCGCGGGCACCCCCGCGATCCTGATCGACGACGCCGGCGAGCTGCCCCTGGACCGCCTGGCCGGCGTCACCCGGATCGGGATCACCGCCGGCGCCTCCGCGCCACCCGCGCTTGTCGACAATCTGATCAGCTGCCTGTCCGGCCTGGGCCCGGTCACCGTGACCGAGTCCGGTACCGGCACCGAGGACGTCCGCTTCGCGCTACCGAAAGAGGTGACTCAGCCGTGA
- a CDS encoding putative glycolipid-binding domain-containing protein: protein MYLQPLPPIASWTHTGLRTGFEVLFSAGTALHGHTSAREGGSAWYVGYQVDVDSGWRTQSVHAVNRTAAGEHTVALARTPDAHWIVDGLHRPDLGGCEDVDFESSAVTNTLPIHRISFTAGTPVEVPAAFVQANDLSVVRIEQRYTLVSSEPGRYVFQYESTSFDFECRLTFDGAGLVLDYPGIAVRDR, encoded by the coding sequence ATGTACCTGCAACCACTGCCGCCGATTGCCTCGTGGACACACACGGGACTGCGTACGGGCTTCGAGGTGCTGTTCTCCGCCGGCACCGCGCTGCACGGTCACACCTCGGCACGGGAGGGCGGCTCGGCTTGGTATGTCGGGTATCAGGTCGACGTCGACAGCGGGTGGCGGACACAGTCGGTGCACGCGGTGAACAGGACAGCGGCAGGCGAACACACAGTCGCACTCGCCCGTACGCCGGACGCCCACTGGATCGTGGACGGTCTGCATCGCCCAGATCTGGGTGGGTGTGAAGACGTCGACTTCGAGTCGTCGGCGGTTACCAACACGCTTCCGATCCACCGGATCTCGTTCACTGCCGGCACACCGGTCGAGGTGCCGGCTGCCTTCGTCCAGGCGAACGATCTGAGCGTCGTCCGGATTGAGCAGCGCTACACGCTTGTCAGCTCGGAGCCGGGGCGGTACGTGTTCCAGTACGAGTCCACGTCGTTCGACTTCGAGTGCCGATTGACGTTTGACGGGGCGGGGTTGGTGCTGGACTACCCGGGGATCGCGGTGCGGGACAGGTGA
- the crcB gene encoding fluoride efflux transporter CrcB, translated as MSRLLLVIAGGLIGAPLRYVADRAVQARHDSLFPWGTFSVNVIGSFILGFLTGASSLFPDSIQFFAGTGFCGALTTYSTFSYETIRLFEDRARFLAVANVTASIVAGLGSVFLGTAVSQSL; from the coding sequence ATGAGCCGGCTGTTGCTGGTGATCGCTGGTGGCCTGATCGGCGCGCCACTCCGCTACGTCGCCGACCGCGCCGTCCAGGCCCGCCACGACTCGCTGTTCCCCTGGGGTACGTTCAGCGTGAACGTGATCGGCTCGTTCATCCTCGGCTTCCTCACCGGCGCGTCGTCGCTCTTCCCCGACAGCATCCAGTTCTTCGCCGGCACCGGCTTCTGCGGCGCTCTCACCACGTACTCGACGTTCTCCTACGAAACCATCCGCCTCTTCGAGGACCGCGCCCGCTTCCTCGCCGTCGCCAACGTCACCGCCAGCATCGTCGCCGGCCTGGGCAGCGTCTTCCTCGGCACCGCGGTCAGCCAGTCCCTCTGA
- the hpnH gene encoding adenosyl-hopene transferase HpnH produces MPLRQSIRLGGYLMKQKLRRREKFPILLELEPLYACNLKCAGCGKIQQTHDWLKQRMPVEQAVAAVEECGAPMVSIAGGEPLMHKEIDEIVRQLLARNKIVFLCTNAVLLPKHLHKFAPHKNFAWMVHIDGLRERHDQSVCKDGVFDEAVAAIKQAQAAGFRVMTNTTFFDTDSPQDVIDVLDYLNDDLKVDNMQISPGFAYEKAPDQEHWLGPEETRQLFRKAFGDGRRKKWRLNHSPLFLDFLEGKVDFDCTAWAIPLYSLKGWQRPCYLMDDGYVATYQQLLDETDWSTYGRGKDPRCANCMAHCGYEPTAVVATLGSLRESIRAAMG; encoded by the coding sequence ATGCCGCTGCGGCAGTCCATCCGCCTGGGCGGATACCTGATGAAGCAGAAGCTCCGCCGCCGGGAGAAGTTCCCGATCCTGCTCGAGCTCGAGCCGCTGTACGCGTGCAACCTGAAATGCGCGGGCTGCGGCAAGATCCAGCAGACCCACGACTGGCTGAAACAACGGATGCCGGTCGAGCAGGCGGTCGCGGCGGTCGAGGAGTGCGGCGCGCCGATGGTGTCGATCGCCGGCGGCGAACCGCTGATGCACAAGGAGATCGACGAGATCGTCCGGCAGCTCCTGGCCCGGAACAAGATCGTCTTCCTGTGCACGAACGCAGTACTGCTGCCGAAACACCTGCACAAGTTCGCACCGCACAAGAACTTCGCCTGGATGGTGCACATCGACGGACTGCGCGAACGGCACGACCAGTCCGTGTGCAAGGACGGCGTGTTCGACGAGGCGGTCGCGGCGATCAAGCAAGCACAGGCCGCCGGCTTCCGGGTGATGACGAACACGACGTTCTTCGACACCGACAGCCCCCAGGACGTGATCGACGTACTCGACTATCTGAACGACGATCTGAAAGTCGACAATATGCAGATCTCGCCGGGGTTCGCGTACGAGAAGGCGCCGGATCAGGAGCACTGGCTCGGGCCGGAAGAGACGCGGCAGTTGTTCCGGAAGGCGTTCGGTGACGGTCGCCGGAAGAAGTGGCGGCTGAACCACTCGCCGCTGTTCCTGGACTTCCTGGAGGGCAAGGTCGACTTCGACTGCACCGCGTGGGCGATCCCGTTGTACTCGCTCAAGGGCTGGCAGCGGCCGTGCTACCTGATGGACGACGGGTACGTGGCGACGTACCAGCAGTTGCTGGACGAGACCGACTGGAGCACGTACGGCCGCGGCAAGGACCCGCGCTGTGCCAACTGCATGGCGCACTGCGGCTACGAACCGACTGCCGTGGTGGCCACCCTCGGTTCACTACGCGAGTCCATCCGGGCCGCGATGGGCTAA
- the crcB gene encoding fluoride efflux transporter CrcB — protein sequence MEHHPGEQHQHAEPLPRGPVDPDVDLRIDGRDRRAHDPAILTAIAVGGALGASARYLIGLAWPTPSGGFPVNTLLINIAGCGLIGILMVVVTDVLTQQRFLRPFLGTGVLGGFTTFSTYAVDIQKLISGGYAGTALLYLAATIVGALLAVWTTVTATRALVTWRSR from the coding sequence GTGGAGCACCATCCCGGCGAGCAGCATCAGCATGCCGAGCCGCTGCCCAGAGGCCCGGTCGACCCCGACGTCGACCTGCGGATCGACGGCCGCGACCGGCGGGCCCACGATCCGGCGATCCTGACCGCGATCGCCGTCGGCGGCGCGCTCGGCGCGTCAGCGCGGTACCTGATCGGACTCGCCTGGCCGACGCCTTCGGGCGGTTTCCCGGTCAACACGCTGCTGATCAACATCGCCGGGTGCGGGCTGATCGGGATTCTGATGGTGGTGGTGACCGACGTCCTCACCCAGCAGCGCTTCCTCCGCCCGTTTCTCGGTACGGGCGTGCTCGGCGGGTTCACCACGTTCTCGACGTACGCGGTCGACATCCAGAAGCTGATCAGCGGCGGGTACGCCGGTACCGCGCTGCTCTATCTGGCCGCGACCATCGTGGGCGCGCTGCTTGCGGTGTGGACGACCGTGACGGCCACGCGCGCGCTCGTCACCTGGAGGTCGCGATGA
- the shc gene encoding squalene--hopene cyclase, translating to MTAERVASEAPADVRVQECLDAAVAYLRSLQHEDGWWKGDLATNVTMDAEDLMLRHFLGVSTAQTDAETARWIRSQQRDDGTWATFPGGPGDLSTTVESWVALRMAGDDPKAAHLASAAEFIRSAGGVEKARVFTHIWLALFGLWEWDDCPDLPPELIFLPSWAPLNVYNWACWARQTIVPLTIVSAHRPVHPVGFTVAELRSGAVAAPYAPVWKLDGAFQRLDVLLNAYTRWGPRGPLKWLRRLAMRRATEWIVARQEADGGWGGIQPPWVYSLIALRLMEYPIDHPVLAAGLRGLEGFTVHAETADGPVRWLEACQSPVWDTGLAVGALLDAGVPGDDETVLKATDWLLTEQIDAPGDWQVRRPDLVSGGWAFEFANDGYPDTDDTAEIVLALRRVVHPEPDRLRGALDDAVAWTTGMQSADGGWGAFDADNTDTTPLKLPFCDFGAVIDPPSADVTAHVVEMLAAEGKSSSAECRRGVEWLLDSQEADGSWFGRWGTNHVYGTGAVVPALVAVGMPADDPVIQRAVRWVEAHQNDDGGWGEDLRSYVDPAWVGRGDSTPSQTAWALLTLLAAEADGVAVQRGLAYLVETQRPDGGWDEHRYTGTGFPGDFYIGYHLYRIVFPIWALGRYLR from the coding sequence GTGACGGCCGAACGGGTCGCCAGCGAGGCGCCGGCCGACGTACGCGTGCAGGAGTGTCTGGACGCGGCGGTGGCGTACCTGCGGTCGCTGCAGCACGAGGACGGCTGGTGGAAGGGCGATCTGGCGACGAACGTGACCATGGACGCCGAAGACCTGATGTTGCGGCACTTCCTCGGCGTTTCGACCGCGCAGACCGATGCGGAGACGGCGCGGTGGATTCGGTCGCAGCAACGCGACGACGGGACCTGGGCGACCTTCCCAGGCGGGCCTGGCGATCTGTCGACGACCGTGGAGTCGTGGGTCGCGCTGCGGATGGCCGGTGACGATCCGAAGGCCGCGCACCTGGCCAGCGCGGCGGAGTTCATCCGGTCTGCCGGTGGGGTGGAGAAGGCGCGGGTGTTCACCCACATCTGGCTGGCGCTGTTCGGGCTGTGGGAGTGGGACGACTGCCCGGATCTGCCGCCTGAGCTGATCTTCCTGCCGAGCTGGGCGCCACTGAACGTGTACAACTGGGCCTGCTGGGCCCGGCAGACGATCGTGCCGTTGACCATCGTCAGTGCGCATCGTCCGGTCCATCCGGTTGGGTTCACCGTTGCGGAGCTGCGGTCTGGTGCAGTGGCCGCGCCGTACGCGCCGGTGTGGAAGCTGGATGGTGCATTCCAGCGGCTGGACGTGCTGCTGAACGCGTACACGCGCTGGGGGCCGCGTGGTCCGCTGAAGTGGCTGCGGCGGCTGGCGATGCGGCGAGCGACCGAATGGATCGTGGCGCGGCAGGAGGCGGACGGTGGCTGGGGTGGCATCCAGCCGCCGTGGGTGTACTCGCTGATCGCACTGCGGCTGATGGAGTACCCGATCGACCACCCGGTGCTGGCAGCCGGGCTGCGTGGACTGGAAGGTTTCACGGTGCACGCGGAGACGGCCGATGGACCAGTGCGGTGGCTGGAGGCGTGTCAGTCGCCGGTGTGGGACACCGGGCTCGCAGTGGGGGCGCTACTCGATGCCGGCGTACCAGGAGACGACGAGACGGTGCTCAAGGCAACCGATTGGCTGCTGACCGAGCAGATCGACGCACCGGGCGACTGGCAGGTACGGCGGCCGGACCTGGTCAGTGGTGGCTGGGCGTTCGAGTTCGCCAACGACGGGTACCCCGACACCGACGACACGGCGGAGATCGTGCTTGCGCTGCGCCGGGTCGTGCATCCGGAGCCGGACCGGTTGCGCGGGGCGCTGGATGACGCGGTGGCGTGGACGACCGGGATGCAGTCTGCTGACGGGGGCTGGGGTGCGTTCGATGCGGACAACACGGACACCACGCCGCTGAAGCTGCCGTTCTGCGACTTCGGTGCGGTGATCGATCCACCGTCGGCCGATGTCACCGCGCACGTGGTGGAGATGCTGGCGGCCGAGGGGAAGAGCAGTTCGGCGGAGTGCCGGCGCGGGGTGGAGTGGTTGCTGGACTCGCAGGAAGCTGATGGGTCGTGGTTCGGTCGGTGGGGGACCAACCACGTGTACGGGACTGGGGCGGTTGTACCGGCGCTGGTGGCTGTGGGGATGCCGGCGGACGACCCGGTGATCCAGCGGGCGGTGCGGTGGGTGGAGGCGCATCAGAACGATGATGGTGGGTGGGGGGAGGACCTGCGGTCTTATGTTGACCCGGCGTGGGTCGGGCGGGGTGACTCGACGCCGTCGCAGACCGCGTGGGCGCTGCTGACGCTGCTGGCTGCTGAGGCTGACGGTGTAGCTGTGCAGCGTGGGCTTGCGTACTTGGTGGAGACGCAGCGTCCGGACGGTGGCTGGGACGAGCATCGGTACACGGGGACTGGCTTTCCTGGGGACTTCTACATCGGGTACCACCTGTACCGGATTGTCTTCCCTATTTGGGCGTTGGGCAGGTATCTCCGATGA